A segment of the Sphingopyxis sp. OAS728 genome:
GACGGCCGAGGACGGGAAAGCACGTTTGAGTTCTTCGATGGCTTCGAGGACATCCTGGTTCACCGCGCCGCTCCTTAACTGTTGTCGTCAGGCGCGATCGCCGTGAAACTCATGTGATTATGCACCTTCACTTCCTCAGTGTCGGCGATCACCTTGCTCGTTCCGTTCGGCAGTTCGAGCTGCAGGACAAAATTGGGCTGGATATTGACGCCTTGTTCGATCGCCGCCGCCTTGATCTCGGCGCCGGTCATCTCGCGCTCGGTAACGATGACCTCGTTACCGTTGACTTCGATCCGGATTTTTTTGGGCTTGGGATCCTTGTCTGGCTTTTCCGGTTTGTCGGGACTTGCCATTGTCTTTCTCCTTTGGCATGTAGTTGCTGATAAGCAATTATATGGATTGCCATTCAGGAATGCAATTGCTTTTTAGCAATCACGAAAGATTTTTGCATGAGCCGTGTCGCCGACTTTGATTTCTCTTCTTATTTCAAATCTCTAGCTGCAACGGTCACGAGCCGTAACACGAACTGGAAGTCGGTGAGCGAGGCGACCGGTGTGTCGCAGACGACACTTTCGCGCATGGGACGCGGACGCCAACCCGACGCGGAAAGCCTCGCGAAGCTTTCGGCATGGGCGGGTCTAAATCCTGTCGATTACGTTGGCGGAGAAAAGCGCCGGGCTGAACCGCTCGCTCTCATGGGCAAGCTGCTACGAGAGGACCCCAATCTCGACAGCGCGTCGGCCGATGCGCTCGAGGCAATAATAGAGACGGCCTACAGCCGTTTTCGCCGCGATCCGGCGTCAGACAAACTGACCGATTGACGCTATTCGGGTTTCGGCCGGTTGGCTGCTGCGCCCGAAACGCGCATCTGCGACGCGAGCTTGCTCCCCTCACGAATATCGTGCGTTATGCGCGGCATCGCCTTCTTGAGATTGTCACCATAAGACCGCGCCGTCGCAGCATCGGACCGGCGTGTTTCTTTGCCGGCGAGATAGGATTTCAGTGCATCGTCCATGGTGTGCCTGCCCCTGTTTCAATTTCCGGCGCGTGACAAGTCGCAATCGGACTTCATTTCCGAACCTGCCGTAGATTCAGCTCCATCCGTCCCAGCGGTGCTTCATGCGCGCGGTCGAGTTTCAAAGCGGTAAAATCAAGCTCGGGATTGTTGCGATCGAACATCAACGCCGTTTCATGGTCATGTGCAAGCCAAATCGGTACCGGATCGCGCGGGCTCGCGGTCGCGTCGAGAATGGCGCGCGCGGCGATATGGCCGTTTTTCCACTGTTCGTCGGATGCATATTCAACGACCCAAACGAATTGCGCGGTATTGAGGCGCATCAGAATATTGAGCAGTTCCGTGCCGAGCTCGGAATGTCGCGACCGTGCGAAGTCGCGAAGCCGCGAGATAGTCGTCACAAAATAGCGGCGTAGCATCACACCCTCGGCAGGAAGGCCTTTCAGTTCTGCAGTCAGCAGCGGGTAGAGAACATCCTCGGTGTAGGTGTCGACCGTGATCGCCGGATAGAATATCTTTTCGGGTAGGGCGACGATGAAGGCGAAAAAATCCATCGCGACATAGGGCGGCGCGGGACCGCCTGCCGCCGCACTTTCGACGGGATCAACCGGGATGCACCCATAGGGCAGCAAATTGTCGTCCACTGCGAGAATCGACTCGATCTGCTCCCAGGCGTGCGAAATGAGATATGGGGGCGCCTTGGGCGGATTGGTCCACGAATAGCCGGCGGCGACGATCGCATGACCCTCGCCGTTGATGTCGAGGGCAATGAACAAGGGAAAGCCCGATTCCAGATAGGCAATCATCTGCGCGTAGAAGCGGTCGTCCTCGTCGCCCCTCTTGACGACGATCAGGGGATAGGTCTCGGCAGCCTGGAACACCCTTTCGGCTTCGCCGATGTCGAGACCGAGGCCGGGGGTAACTCCGCCTGGATCGAACTGCGACGCCATCAGCGTGATATCGTGAAGCAGCAGCTCGCGGTGTTGCGGGAAGCGTTCGCTGTAATGGCGCAGAATCGACCAGCAGGACACATGAGCACAGACGCTGATGTCGATATGCTGCGCCATCGACGGAAAGCCCCAGACGGTCAGCGTGTAGCCGAGCAGATGGACCTTATGCTTAGCTTGGATGGCGGTGCCGCGCGCGCCGAGGCGGATGTCGGGAGACAGGATAGAACGACCTATGGTCGCGACAATCGTCGGTCGCAGGACGATGAATCCGTAATACTGCCCCTCGTTGACAGTCCCGGAGGGAGCGCTGAGATCGGTCGTCGCGGGATCGAAGCCAATACCTTCAGCGAAAAAATGAAGGCGGATGCAATCGTCGCGATAGTCCCGGCCCTTTTTGGCATAATGCTTGTAGAAAGTGCTGCGATAATCCTTGTCGATATAGCCCTTCTCGACCAGCACCCCGCGCACCGCCGGCCTAATGCTCGCCTTAAGTTCGGCCACGACCTCCGCCGGCGCAAATTCGCTGTCGATTAAGCCGGTTAGCGCGTCGAAGTCCGACGGCTGGCTGATGTCGACCCAATAATACTCGCTCACTCGATCCCGCCCCCCGCGATCTTCCGTGCGTGGCTATAAGTGCCGCCAATGAACGTGCATAGCAAAGTCTTTGTCGATT
Coding sequences within it:
- a CDS encoding multiubiquitin domain-containing protein, which codes for MASPDKPEKPDKDPKPKKIRIEVNGNEVIVTEREMTGAEIKAAAIEQGVNIQPNFVLQLELPNGTSKVIADTEEVKVHNHMSFTAIAPDDNS